From one Liolophura sinensis isolate JHLJ2023 chromosome 10, CUHK_Ljap_v2, whole genome shotgun sequence genomic stretch:
- the LOC135476482 gene encoding carbonic anhydrase 2-like gives MERLAEVILFPCLLTVCCLPSMVYTAGGGGGWSYSSSAANGPANWHTVSANCGGSSQSPINIETDKAKFDSNLNNFDLQKFGSSNGLTSSYLKNNGHTVQVDLPGSDYLVKGGGLPKTYKLVQFHFHWGATDSEGSEHTVNSNSYPMEVHFVTFANSYGDISTALGHPDGLAVLGFFFEIGSADNTNWNPIVNLLDNVRYADTNVSLPTNFNLDSLLPSDKQVYYRYSGSLTTPTCNEVVTWTVFKQTIKISAGQMAAFRRVFQNIEGLSNVTMAGNFRPLQSLGSREVYTSSGHVQSVTYSVVTACVLSVIFSMKYKIF, from the exons ATGGAGAGATTAGCTGAGGTGATACTTTTCCCCTGTCTTTTGACCGTGTGTTGCTTACCCTCAATGGTCTACACGGCTG GTGGCGGAGGTGGTTGGAGCTACTCATCCTCAGCAGCGAATG gtCCTGCTAATTGGCACACTGTTTCAGCCAACTGCGGGGGGTCTAGTCAATCCCCCATCAACATCGAGACCGATAAGGCCAAATTCGATTCAAATCTCAACAACTTTGACCTACAAAAATTCGGGTCATCAAATGGTTTGACGTCGTCTTATTTGAAGAACAATGGGCACACAG TTCAAGTTGACCTGCCGGGTAGCGATTACCTTGTAAAAGGTGGCGGTCTACCAAAGACGTACAAACTTGTACAGTTTCATTTTCACTGGGGAGCCACAGACAGCGAGGGATCTGAGCATACCGTTAACTCGAATAGTTACCCGATGGAG gtacattttgtgacatttgcaaACTCGTACGGTGACATTTCcacggcactgggacacccgGATGGACTTGCAGTTCTCGGATTCTTCTTTGAG ATAGGAAGTGCTGACAACACCAACTGGAATCCCATAGTAAACCTACTGGACAACGTCAGATATGCAG ACACTAACGTTTCCTTGCCTACAAACTTCAACCTTGACTCCCTACTTCCGTCAGATAAGCAGGTGTATTACCGTTACAGCGGAAGTCTAACCACGCCCACCTGCAATGAGGTCGTCACGTGGACGGTCTTCAAACAAACGATTAAAATATCAGCTGGACAG atggCAGCTTTTCGAAGAGTGTTCCAAAACATTGAAGGTTTAAGTAATGTCACAATGGCCGGCAATTTTCGACCTCTTCAATCGTTGGGCAGTCGGGAGGTCTACACTAGTTCCGGTCATGTGCAATCTGTTACCTACAGTGTTGTCACTGCCTGCGTTTTGTCTGTGATTTTCTCGATGAAGTACAAGATCTTCTAA